In the Scomber japonicus isolate fScoJap1 chromosome 18, fScoJap1.pri, whole genome shotgun sequence genome, one interval contains:
- the nptx1l gene encoding neuronal pentraxin 1 like, whose translation MEATKNGIYWRLFLFSCLFLQSSSQDFGGQTQFICTSVPKDMDICAATLQNSMPGEDLKNTVMQLRETVLQQKETIMNQKETIRELTSKLARCESQSGAEPGDARPGSRRKEAGTKNTMGDVSRGPADTLTQLSQTLQSLKQRLENLEQFSRSNNSVQANSLKDLLQSKIDDLEKQVLSRVNSIEEGKPGLRNETEQRGRVESTLTSLHQRITDLEKGQRENRPLDKFQLTFPLRTNYMYAKVKKSLPEMYALTVCMWLKSNASPGVGTPFSYAVPGQANELVLIEWGNNPMEILINDKVAKLPFLINDGKWHHICVTWTTRDGVWEAFQDGVKRGSGENLAPYHPIKPQGLLILGQEQDTLGGGFDATQAFVGDLANFHIWDRKLSMGEIYNLATCSSKAQVGNVFAWMETSLDIYGGASKWTFEACRQLN comes from the exons ATGGAGGCCACAAAGAATGGAATCTATTGGAgactttttctattttcatgCCTGTTTTTGCAGAGTTCTTCTCAAGACTTTGGCGGGCAGACACAGTTCATTTGCACGTCCGTACCCAAGGATATGGACATATGCGCGGCCACCTTACAGAACAGTATGCCTGGAGAGGACTTGAAGAACACAGTTATGCAGCTGAGGGAGACGGTTTTGCAGCAGAAAGAAACGATCATGAACCAAAAAGAGACCATCAGAGAACTAACCTCAAAGTTGGCTCGGTGTGAGAGCCAGAGCGGTGCCGAGCCCGGGGACGCGCGGCCAGGGAGCAGGAGGAAAGAGGCTGGGACCAAAAACACAATGGGGGATGTATCTAGGGGCCCCGCTGATACTTTGACGCAACTATCACAGACTTTACAGTCACTGAAGCAGAGATTAGAAAATCTTGAG CAATTTAGCAGAAGTAACAACTCGGTGCAGGCGAACAGCCTCAAAGACCTGCTCCAAAGTAAAATCGACGACTTGGAGAAGCAGGTGTTGTCCCGTGTGAACAGCATCGAGGAGGGGAAGCCCGGACTCCGGAATGAGACGGAGCAGCGTGGGAGAGTGGAGTCCACCCTCACGTCTTTACATCAGAGGATCACCGACCTGGAGAAAG gTCAGAGAGAAAACAGGCCTCTGGATAAATTCCAGCTCACATTCCCGTTGAGAACCAACTACATGTACGCAAAAGTGAAGAAGAGTTTGCCTGAGATGTATGCCCTCACTGTGTGCATGTGGCTCAAATCCAACGCATCCCCGGGAGTGGGCACACCTTTCTCCTACGCAGTTCCGGGTCAGGCCAACGAGCTAGTGCTCATCGAGTGGGGAAACAACCCAATGGAGATACTCATAAATGATAAG GTTGCAAAGCTGCCTTTTCTGATCAATGATGGAAAGTGGCATCATATCTGTGTGACCTGGACCACTCGTGATGGTGTTTGGGAAGCTTTCCAAGATGGTGTCAAGAGGGGGAGTGGAGAGAATCTGGCACCATATCATCCTATCAAACCTCAAGGCCTGCTGATCCTCGGTCAAGAGCAG GACACGCTTGGAGGAGGATTTGATGCCACGCAAGCTTTTGTTGGAGATCTGGCAAATTTTCACATCTGGGATCGTAAACTATCGATGGGAGAGATTTATAATCTAGCGACATGCAGCAGCAAAGCGCAAGTAGGCAATGTTTTTGCATGGATGGAGACGAGCCTTGATATTTACGGAGGTGCCTCGAAGTGGACATTTGAAGCTTGTCGCCAGCTCAACTGA